TCAGGTTGCAAAACTAACTTAAAGGTATCAGCACTTTGAATTATTAATTTCTCTAGTTTAACAAAAATTTAAAATACTAAATATATGTCCACTTAAGTATATAATCGATGGATCCGAATAAATATATAAGTAGTTTTTTATATATTTTTTTATTTGAAATCATCTACATATATAATTAACCGATATTTATATAAGCTATAAATATATGAATAGTGAAATTATGGGCATGGGGAATACAAAATGTAATAGAAATTATTTTGGACCAATAGATGAGTACGATAAAAGTATTCAGCCTAAAGAACGATTAAAGAAAAAATTAAAAAGAGCATTTCTGCTCTTGAATTTAAACATAATAAGAAAAATGCGAAATAACTCAACTACACATTATGCTCATACTCTCAACTACAAATTGAAATTAGTTAGTTCGATAACTGAAAATATTACTGTCTTATAAATTAGGACTTCTATGTTCTATATTATACTCACATTTGCTTGATGATTTCCAACCAGTCTTCTGTTTAACCTCGCTGCCTTTTTTTATAAACTCCGGAACCTGTGCCAGAATAACAGAAAGGAATACGATTCCACATCCAATCAGTTCATTGCTGCTCAGGCGCTCATTTAATATTATCCAACCTGCAAGAGCGGCAAATACGGATTCAAGACTCATTACAATAGATGCAACCGCAGGCTCAGCATATTTCTGGCCTACCATCTGTAGGGTATACCCCACACCACTGGATAGAATACCGGCGTAAAGGATTGGCAACCATACGGCAAGTAGGACATCCATGCTTGGCTTTTCAATGATAATCGTAGCAATCAAAGATAGTGTTCCACATACAAAGAACTGGATGCAGGACATTTTGATGCTGTCAAGCTTTGAGAAATGGTCGATAACCAAGATATACGCCGTAAAGAAAACCGCCGAGACAAGGACCAAAATATCACCAAGATAAATGACGGAGAAACCACCCGAAAGGCAAAGCATATACATTCCGGCAACGCAGCCGACCACCGAAAATAAAACGATCGGGTGCAGTTTTTTGCCGGAGATTCGAGCACACAGAGCGACCATGACTACATAGCTTGCTGTGAGGAACCCAGCTCTGCCGGAGGATGCTACACCGTCAGGATAAACCGAAATGCCGAACTGTTGGAAGTTGACGGCAGAAAACAGAGCAATACCACAGAGTAGGCCGCCAATAATGACTCGCTTGGAATCTGCTTTTTTCAGTTTTCCCGTAAGTGCCTTTTCAAAAGCCTTTCTCACTTCCATAAACACAAGCAGAAACAGCGCAGCGACCAATGAGCGTGCCGCATTGAAGGTAAATGAACCAATATTATTTGCCGCAGAGGATTGTGCCACAAAAGCCACTCCCCATATAAGTGCAGTTAAAAGCAGTATTAATGTACCCTTTGTTTTTTTCATAACAGACTTCCTCTCTTTTTCATAATAAAAAATACCGTATGCAAGATTAGCCTCGCATACGGTAGGTGCTCACCCGATGAAATTTCTTTATGTTTAGTATTATAGCACTCTTTTTACGAATTTGCACTAGTGTGGAAAAACTTCATCGCAGCCTTCGTTTTGCACAGATAATATTTGATATATCAGCTCTCCAAATTCCTGTTTATCGGTAAAATTATATAAATAATCGTTAGTTCATGGTTTCCTACTATCGCAAAGTAACCAATACCTTATAGTTGTGCGTCAACCCTTCTGGCTTCTTCTCTCCAAATAATCTGTACCTTAGATAATCATCTACATATACACAAAATGGAACTAACATAAACCATATTAAGGTGTAAGATAAACATATCTGCCCATACAAATTAAAAGGTTCCCTAGAATAATCCCATATGCCTAATCCTAACCATATATTAAGTATTACACCACTTATAAATTCCAGTACAAGAATTATAAGAGTTCCTATAATGCACTGCTGCCACATTTTTCTGTCATAAAACATTTGATGCTCATTAAGCCTT
This genomic interval from Clostridium kluyveri contains the following:
- a CDS encoding DMT family transporter yields the protein MKKTKGTLILLLTALIWGVAFVAQSSAANNIGSFTFNAARSLVAALFLLVFMEVRKAFEKALTGKLKKADSKRVIIGGLLCGIALFSAVNFQQFGISVYPDGVASSGRAGFLTASYVVMVALCARISGKKLHPIVLFSVVGCVAGMYMLCLSGGFSVIYLGDILVLVSAVFFTAYILVIDHFSKLDSIKMSCIQFFVCGTLSLIATIIIEKPSMDVLLAVWLPILYAGILSSGVGYTLQMVGQKYAEPAVASIVMSLESVFAALAGWIILNERLSSNELIGCGIVFLSVILAQVPEFIKKGSEVKQKTGWKSSSKCEYNIEHRSPNL
- a CDS encoding putative ABC transporter permease; translated protein: MGYNYSRLKKDLILIFMMGALYMVLEGLWHGWTHISMLVVGGISAFLIGRLNEHQMFYDRKMWQQCIIGTLIILVLEFISGVILNIWLGLGIWDYSREPFNLYGQICLSYTLIWFMLVPFCVYVDDYLRYRLFGEKKPEGLTHNYKVLVTLR